In one Dermacentor variabilis isolate Ectoservices chromosome 4, ASM5094787v1, whole genome shotgun sequence genomic region, the following are encoded:
- the LOC142577724 gene encoding protein YOP1 homolog, with the protein MLHSKEQSPPLWVWVISRRHTIIIMHMCSCRRIVLALSLVGPLYFSFKSLEAANEEHALVWLKYWTGLGVYLAVDSVLTPLFRGPISELIECIRMAVLIWMQIQAPQIFYDSFVGPQLLKWEPEIDCLFKKFVAKR; encoded by the exons ATGCTCCATAGTAAAGAACAATCTCCGCCGCTGTGGGTATGGGTTATATCTCGAAggcacaccatcatcatcatgcataTGTGTTCGTGTAGAAGGATTGTGCTGGCACTGAGCCTTGTGGGACCTCTGTACTTCTCGTTCAAGAGCCTGGAAGCCGCAAACGAGGAGCATGCGCTCGTATGGCTCAAGTACTGGACCGGCCTCGGTGTCTACCTGGCAGTGGACAGCGTCCTCACGCCGTTGTTCCGCGGTCCGATCTCTGAGCTGATCGAATGCATCAGAATGGCCGTCCTGATCTGGATGCAG ATCCAGGCGCCTCAAATATTTTATGACAGTTTCGTTGGTCCACAGCTGTTAAAGTGGGAGCCCGAGATTGACTGcctcttcaagaaatttgttgcTAAACGATAA
- the RpS16 gene encoding ribosomal protein S16, which produces MTTATKEAIQSVQVFGRKKTATAVAYCKRGNGLLKVNGRPLENIEPLTLRYKLLEPILLLGKERFAGVDIRIRVKGGGNVAQIYAIRQAISKALVAYYQKYVDEQSKKEIKDTLIQYDRTLLVADPRRCEPKKFGGPGARARYQKSYR; this is translated from the exons ATGACGAC GGCCACGAAAGAAGCTATACAATCGGTTCAAGTCTTTGGCAGGAAG AAAACGGCCACTGCTGTGGCTTACTGCAAGCGCGGCAATGGGCTGCTCAAAGTCAACGGCCGGCCGCTGGAGAACATCGAGCCCTTGACGCTGCGTTACAAG CTGCTCGAGCCCATCCTGCTGCTGGGTAAGGAGCGTTTTGCTGGCGTCGACATTAGGATTCGTGTCAAGGGCGGTGGTAACGTGGCCCAGATCTACG CAATCCGGCAAGCCATTTCCAAGGCCCTCGTTGCATACTACCAAAAAT ATGTGGACGAGCAGTCCAAGAAGGAGATCAAGGACACCTTGATCCAGTACGACCGCACATTGCTTGTGGCTGATCCAAGGCGCTGCGAGCCCAAGAAGTTTGGCGGACCTGGGGCCCGTGCCAGATACCAGAAGTCTTACCGTTAA